A window of Raineyella sp. W15-4 contains these coding sequences:
- a CDS encoding asparaginase → MQRTSPAMRPRDPNSRFGVDQVNVKTAHKTIGYLATGGTISSTPASAGAGVTPSLTAEDLIAAAHPETDGVAFVAEQISQLASSSFDFRLLRTLHGRVTHLAREGVDGIVITQGTDTLEETAFFFNSVWDRTTPVVLTGAMRNPGEIGADGARNLRTAVAVASDPAFVGLGPLVVMNDEVFAAGAVRKAHTSAVDAFVSTAGTAIGMVTEGTPRLFSTPRRSDPQRYGAGDPKVALYRCSLGDSDDILRMIEDGDFDGLVIEGFGGGHVPAWQMPTIERIAGRMPVVLSSRTGQGSVLERTYGFPGSETDLRRHGLVPSGTLNGLQARILLWILLSRSAGPQEIREAYAAC, encoded by the coding sequence GTGCAGCGGACCTCGCCCGCGATGCGCCCCAGGGATCCGAACTCACGATTCGGAGTTGACCAAGTGAATGTCAAGACAGCACACAAAACCATCGGGTACCTCGCAACCGGAGGAACGATCTCGAGCACACCGGCGTCCGCCGGAGCGGGGGTGACGCCCAGCCTGACGGCGGAGGACCTGATCGCCGCAGCACATCCCGAGACGGATGGGGTGGCCTTCGTAGCCGAGCAGATCTCGCAACTGGCGAGCTCCTCGTTCGACTTCCGGCTCCTGCGGACGCTGCACGGGAGAGTCACTCATCTCGCCCGGGAAGGCGTCGACGGGATCGTGATCACCCAGGGGACCGACACGTTGGAGGAGACCGCGTTCTTCTTCAACTCGGTGTGGGACAGAACGACTCCGGTGGTGCTGACCGGCGCAATGCGCAACCCGGGCGAGATCGGCGCCGACGGCGCAAGGAATCTTCGCACCGCCGTGGCCGTCGCGAGCGACCCGGCGTTCGTCGGGCTCGGCCCTCTGGTCGTGATGAACGACGAGGTGTTCGCCGCCGGCGCCGTTCGCAAGGCGCACACCAGCGCGGTCGACGCCTTTGTGTCGACCGCGGGGACAGCCATCGGGATGGTCACCGAGGGGACACCACGACTGTTCAGCACACCGCGGCGCAGCGACCCCCAACGCTATGGAGCCGGTGACCCCAAGGTGGCCCTCTACCGCTGCTCCCTCGGCGACTCCGACGACATCCTCCGGATGATCGAGGACGGCGATTTCGACGGCCTCGTGATCGAAGGATTCGGCGGCGGACATGTGCCGGCATGGCAGATGCCCACCATCGAGCGAATCGCAGGCCGGATGCCAGTGGTGCTCAGCTCGCGGACGGGTCAGGGGTCGGTCCTGGAACGGACCTACGGATTCCCCGGCAGCGAGACCGATCTTCGCCGCCACGGCCTCGTCCCGAGCGGCACACTCAACGGCCTGCAGGCCCGAATTTTGCTCTGGATTCTGCTGTCCCGGAGTGCAGGCCCCCAGGAGATCCGGGAGGCATACGCAGCATGCTGA